TCGTCTCACACTGTGAGTGGTTTGTTCACGTGTTCGTTTttcgtatattaatttacatttaaaatcccAAGTATTACGTCGATTCCTATCCTTGATCCTGTCCCGTTATCCTGCGTGCAGGCCCACGAAGCGTCATATCGCGCGTCACGCTCACATCTGCCTCTCTCGTCGATTTTTAATTACCGGAAGATCAAACGAGGGAAGGCAGAGGAAACAGATTGGCGAGTCGCGCGTGTTAATACGTACATGAGACCGTAGCTTATGTAACTGTCATTAATATAGAGTGCGTGTCCTCGTCTCTTGTTctccaaataatatttgtttgaccACGCAGAGGTAagtgtttaatgtttaaaactattattcgAAGGcgtagataatatttaatttccatcTAAATATATAGACATGAAGTAAGTTTCAAACccattttgtaatttgtttctttaaggGCACATATAGTAATGACGACTGTAGATACTTAATACTCGAATATGACTAACAATTTCTTGCTCTAtaagtttgatattaatatctaaACAGACAGGTGTCGCATTTCAATCGTGGTCTGTAGCACTAACGTACTAGTCGTGTCACCGACAGCTCTGCTTTACGCCACGATATTCGGCCACGTGACGACCATCATACAGCAGATGACTTCGGCCACGGCCAAGTATCACGACATGTTGAACAACGTGCGCGAGTTCATGAAGCTGCACGAGGTGCCGAAGGCGCTGAGCGAGCGCGTCATGGACTACGTGGTGTCCACGTGGGCCATGACTAAGGGCCTCGACACGGACAAGGTGGCAACATTTAAATGCACACAGACATACACACTAACATACGACTTCCTTTGGCAAAAGAACccaaaatatcaattattagcAAGTTAAGTCCGTAAAGGCGCCTTCAAAGAATATAtgcattcatttttataagtcATTCCTGCAACGATTCCTATTCATACTGTCGGAATTCCCCAACTTATAAGTTATACCCTTATACCGTACATTGACCGCAGGTGCTGAATTACTGCCCGAAGGACATGAAGGCCGATATCTGCGtccatttaaatagaaaagtttttaacGAGCACCCCGCCTTCCGCCTCGCGTCCGACGGCTGTCTTCGAGCGCTAGCTATGCATTTTCACATGTCGCACTCGGCGCCCGGCGACCTTCTTTACCACACGGGAGAGTCCATCGACTCGCTATGTTTCATCGTCACGGGCAGCCTCGAGGTCATCCAGGACGACGAGGTTGTGGCCATACTAGGTCAGTCAGCTCCACTCGAAGAACCGTACCGTAAGCTCAATTGAGGTAAAGAAAATTTCTCACGTAATATGTATGGCAGGTAAGGGAGACGTCTTCGGTGACTCGTTCTGGAAGGACAGCGCCGTGGGCCAGTCTGCCGCCAACGTACGCGCGCTGACCTACTGCGACCTCCATACCATCAAACGCGATCGCTTGCTCGAGGTGCTCGACTTCTACCAGGCGTTCGCCAACAGCTTCGCGAGAAATCTCACTCTAACATACAATCTTCGACATCGACTCATTTTTCGTAAAGTAAGCCGAAAATAACGACCACACCGAGACTTGACGCGAAAGAGACTTGTTGCCGATACACTGTTCGTCAGGTCGCGGACGTCCGCCGCGAACGCGAGCTGATGGAGAGGCGGAAACGGGAACCGCAACTGGAGCAAGCGCAGGACCACCTCGTGAGAAAGATCTTTTCTCGTTTTCGACGCGAACGAAGCGTGGCGGCGACACCCGCTCCCGCCCCACGCGCCTCCCTCGCCGCTCTCGTGCCGGCCGCGAGCGACCCGGAGCGCGGAGACGGTGAGGAAGCGCCCTTCTTAGATCGTCCGCTACGAGCGACTCATACACGCTCTCTCGCAGGTATGAGCAACGCCACCAGCACGGCCGCCGCCAGCGCCGAGGACGCAAAACAGGGAGCCGGAGCGGCCGCCGTCACCGCTAGAGGGAAGTGGGGTCGACTCGTGGCTAGCGGCTCCCTGGACGCGGGGGAGGCGCCTCGGGCCGCCTTCACCAGGTCACTGAGCGCTCGAGACCGACCCGCCGCCCCCGGGGCGAGTGACGCGACCACCGCGCCCACCATGGCTATCAAGGTGTTCGGCAACTCGCTACTCtacaaattttcaatatttactttttcgtcagaaatataaaaaaaaggtttaatttgaagaattttctttacttttttttttataaacataagatTAATTTGTAGAAACAGTGACCTGAAGAACTTCAGCTATCTTAACAAAATctgaattaaataagatttccaTTTGACATCCCTCGTAAGTCATATATGAGGAGACATCGAGGCCCCGATCACATAAACCTACTCGAAAATAATTAGCAAACTTAGACCATACGACAGCCTTCCGAAATTTCGACTTACAGAAACGGCTAGTtcgtttaatgagatctaagactttcgcgagttttattcatttaaatgaaactaatacttttcggatatactactcgtgttttatttttgtaaaaaactacatactcccgacgtatctgttactttgcagcaaccgtgatcacatctcGCCTGCCCATGATCATGTTATGTGATAAGTCTACCTAAATCTTCGAGTAGGAGGCTCGCTCTTTAAACTTTCGGAATGATAACTTATAAGAAATGTccatatagaatattttcgGGCGCGGTCGAGCCGGCAGCGTGCTGGGAGCGGCCGCCAGGAGGGAGCCCATCGACGAGGAGGCGGACGACAAAAAAGTCACTTCACCCGTCACCAGCAAGACGTCGACGACCACAGGCACGACCGCACCCGCTCAGGCGACCGCGCCCGCGCCGGCGCCGGCTCCCGCGGCCTCGTCCGCTTCTGCCGTCGCCAGCGTCTCGATGGCCACACCCGTACCAGCACCGGCGCCCGCCGCCGCACCTCCCGCCGCCGTCTCCGCACACGAGGCGGCGCTGGCTGAACTGAGAAGAGATGTTCGCACCGAAGTACAACGTCTCCAGCAGAAGGTTCGCGATCGAACTGTTTAGATCGAATCTACTTATCTTGTTGTGAACTTAACACGCGTACCTTGCTCTGGCCACAGTTAGGCCGAGTCGAAGAACTGCTGACGATGCTGGCGGCGCGACTGGGAGCGGAGCCTGCGGACGTGACGCCAGACAGCGAGAAGAATGAACGGTCCGACAGGGTCGAGCGCCTCGAGCGAACTGACCGAGCGGACCCTGCCTCTCTGGCCAGGAAGAGACGCACTAAGGTAACGCAGAGGACAGAGGACTTGACTCACGACTCACATACGGAAACCGCGGATCTAACGACCAGTGAAGAGTGTTCAGCTCTGTTAGTTTATGACTAGTGCAATCATTGAAGTTTAAATCATTTCATTCAGGCGCGGAGCAAAGGCGCCGCCCCGCAGGTGCCGACTCCGCCGGGAGAGTCCCCGGAGAGCCCGGCAGGCACGAGCGCCGCGAGCGGGGGCGCACTGCCGGCGGGAGCGAGCGCTGCGGCCGCTAGGAGGCGAGAGTTCGTGTAGCGCGCGGTGGCGGGGGGCGCGCCCTCCTAGCGAGTCGCCCGCCGCCACGACACGCTCCCACTCACACCACACTTCCAGCGACCTCCGCGCCAGTCGCAGCAATGAACGCGCTGAGGACGCACGACCCGCTCCCGGGCGGGGAGGAGGTCGAACGGAAGAGCAGCGAGGACTTTGGTCGCGAGTGAATCGTCCACAGAGACTCCGTTTTCGGTCTTCGATAAACTACGCTTGAGCAAAATTAGTTAGTTCGCAACAGGCTGTATGCATCGGCTACTGCCTACTAGTTACTTACATGAGGATATGAGGCGGTCGTCTTTATGACGGCCCAACACATGTGTGttgtaaataactaaatatttacttcgttcgataaataaaacattattatggtTGTAAAACGATAACCTTGAAAGGTGCTTTCCCGCACTAGGAAcatattgttgttatattaatttggcCATTTGAGTCTGTGCCACGAGAGACCTCGCCTGCAGACCCTGCACGAGGCTCGGCCATCACCCGCTACCCGCCAGTAACTCTAGGGTCTCGCCGTCTCACCGTCTCACCGTCTATGTACATACCACGGTCCACGCGACGCTCACGACTCGGCACACACGCCTGTCGCCGAGGCAGCAGTGAGCCGACCTCGCCCGCTGTTAGAGCAATATGTTGAAGTAtacatagtttatatttaggggtttgtaaaaatatataaataaattatactatacactcttatattttaaaattttgtaagcaATACTCTTTCACGATTTATTTCACTATCTTGTAAACATGATCACACAAACGaccaaatattttcttacgaTTACCAAATGTATGTTATGTGAGAGACGACGTCCCCGGACCGAGCTCAGCTTCTTGATGTTCTCTTAGCCGGCATATTGTAACCGTCGTTATATCCCCGGAACCGATCTCAGGTGGATCTCTTGCCCGGAGCCGCCGCTGTGGACCGTCTCTCAACATAACAATCATAAAGCAGACTTCGGATCTGTCCGTATTTTTGTGAGAACGCTttgatattaaagttaattattaaaatactgaaagaattattataaattaagcgATCACGTAGAATGGATCACATTTACAATGCGTCGATCTGACTCTCGTGCGTCGGCTGTCAccttgttattatataaaatgtttatttcatagttAATATTCATTGTAATCTAGAGAGACTCATTCGTAAACATATCTTTGTGAAAAGGCGCAGCATCATCACTCTCTCAGGGAACATCTTTAAACGGCGAAGTTTGTGAGCTGGCGACGGCCTGCGACCAGGTCCGGGTCGTTTGAGGGAGCCGCTCGTGTCGATTGTATTCTATGTCCGATGATCCAgctcatattataattttatgaaaataatatttgaccGGAACTTGTTGGACTCCTGTGTAGTATGTTGCAATCAGTGTGCTTAATTTTTTGCTGAAAAAATCGTACACCGACTGCTAGACATAGGTGGCGATCGAAAATGACCTGGAACACTAGGAGCTAGCAACTCTATTTAGAAATACATGTTTGTCGCAAAGAAATCATCCGTCGCCACGCCTTCCACTCACAACTTCGTACGATCATCACACAGTCAGTGAGGTCAGGACGAGCTCCGCACTACCGTCCGAAGCGCCGATTGTTCATTAGTTTATTTGTTgttgatgtttttaaattttatgaattaccTTCGAATCGACGCGCCGGCGCCTCGAGCCGAGGAATGACAGGGATAGGAGTGGAATATGTGTCGAGGGAAGGAAATCGTGCGAGGGCTCGGGGCGCCGGGCGGAGATCAAGCGCACCAACGGTCTGTCGCGAATACAGTTATAGACTAAAGGCGGACACCAGAGCCCCACGCTAAGACGCTGCTCCTATCTTTTTAACGAGAAATATATTATCGATACAAACACAAACTTGTTTTATTACCGACCGGACGGCCGTCCTCACGCGGCCCTGCGTCCTGTGCAGGCACTGGGTCCCACACTCACTAGCCACTATCACCGGtgtattaacttatttttgcAAATGAACCAATATCGAAGTTTTCTTTTCCTAAATCTgacttaaagatattttaccGAGGGTTCAAAACTTTACCTGAGGTTTACACTTTACTTTTGttcaaaatttgttattaattttattatgatcgcctgagacatatttttttttctttgacaaacataaaaaaatatctgctcAATTAAGTTTCAGTTTAAGGAAAATACGAAACTTAAAGTAAGAAAGTTATGAAGGAGGGAACTGCTGAAGAGCAATGTCGACTAACATGACAAAAGACGGAAGTAAATCCGAACATAAacttattttgatgtttttagtAAAAAGTTATAGACCTGATGAAAAgaatcgtttaaaaatatttcaaataataagttattttctaaaactcataagaataacaaaacaattaatattccaAGGACATGACCCTTGAAAGTAAAGTCAGACGGTATATCTAGTAACGTCGTGACACTAGTGATGCTTCTGTTTCTTGCGAGCTGGTTCCTAGCTCTACCTTTGTGTAATAATAGTCCTCCGTCATGTATGTAGATGGTCCTCGGCTCCTTCGCCGACTCGGAGCACCTGCTGCTCTCCCTCCTGGACTACTTTTACAGGACTTTCTGTCATCGTCGTCTGTCGTCATGAACATTTCAGTACTACAAAATGATGCAGATCGGTGTATAGGAACTCCATTCCTACGTCGATCATCCTGGAGACGGTGCGCGACAGGGACAGAGACAGGGATGAGATACTAGTCACCGATCCTATAGACAGTGGACAGAACGTCTCTCgatcaaaatcaaaatttgaACGCTATTCAAATCCAATTCCATCGTCTATTCTGTTCATCGACTCTTTGTGAGGCATCTTTAGACAAACACTAAAAGTTGTGAACAAACGTTGGCCGGGTTACACCGGACGAATGTGTGACGCTCACCGGCGCCCACGGGTTCACGGCAGGTTCGGGAACAAAGCGGGAGCCGAGCGGGAGCCATGGCCATAGTCAGGGGAAGGGAGGTCGAAATGAAACACACGGTTCAAATcctaactttaatatatacaaaaggaaatatattCGTGGAGCGATCCGGGACGACACGAGCACGAGACGACGACGCGACCGCGACACGACACGGAGTAGGGGGAGGGGGGACGAGAGGAGGACGAGTGAAGCGACCTCCTGTCCTCGCGCCGGCTGCAGCCCGGCCGGTGGTGGTGTCCCTCGCACGAGACCTCACCGTCGGTTTTTGAAGCCTTTACCGGGGTTGAAACTACTGTGTCGCGGCGCGCCCGGCCGAGGGCTGGTCGCGTCCTCCGGACGACTATTTACAATCTATAGCATGTACACGTGTATTTATATCGAATCCCATCCGCAGTCGTCTCAGAAACATCGCAGTGATCGCATTCAAACTAAAGATGTGGGGCGAAAATGAACACGTCGTGGCGCTCACGATAAATGCGGCGTGAGGAGGCGCGCGTCGGCCGGCGGCGGCTAGTGGCGGCGGTCGGGCGCGGCGGAGTGGTGCGACAGGTGAGACAGGGCCGAGTGCGCCGACGAGCAGATGTCCTGCAACGAGGGAGGAGCGGTCAGACGGCTCGGGAGCGGCCGGGAGCGGGCGGCGGAGGCGGACTCACCTGGTACGAGAACTGCGGGAAGTGCTCCTCCTGGATGCGCGCGAGGCCGGAGTCGTTATCGGGCGGCGTGAGCTCCACGGATTCGCCCGTGAACTCCGAGTCGAAGTAGCGCGTGTCGGTGTCCGAGTCCACCTGCGGCTTGAAGGGCGGCGGAATCTTCTTGGCGACGAGGTCGCTCCAGTTGACGGACGTGAAGAAGGGATGCTGCATGATCTCCTTGGCGTCGTCGGGGCCGGCGCCCAGGCGGCCGGCGGGCTCCTTGCACAGCAGGCCGGCCAGCAGCGAGCGGCAGGCGGCCGACAACGCGCGGGGGAAGCGCACCTCCTCCTGCAAGATGAGCTCGAACAGCACCTCGTGGTCCCTGTTGTAGAAGGGCAGGCGACCGCACACCATCTCGTACAGCACCACGCCGGTGCCCCACCAGTCCACGGCCGGCCCGTAATCCGTGTCCTCCAGCACCTCGGGCGCGAGGTACTCCGGAGTGCCGCAGAACGTCTTGGTCGTCCGGCCGTACGTGATGTCGACCTTGCACAGTCCGAAGTCGGCGATCTTGATGTGGCCGTCCTTGTCCAGGAGAAGATTCTCAAGCTTAAGATCCCTGTATATGATGCCCTCGGCATGCAGGTACCCCAGCGCCGCCACGATCTCGGCGCCGTAGAAGCGCGTCCGCTCCTCGCTGAAGGATCTCACTCGCGAAAGATGAAAGAACAGTTCCCCGCCGTTGGCGTACTCCATCACGAAACACACGCGGTCTGCCGTTTGGAACGAGTAACGCAGCGCCTGGACCACATGGAGGAAAGCTGGGTTAGTTAGTCGATCGACTCGTAAGCGGTGAAGCACTGGGCTGCTATATTACCGTAAGGAATGGATGTTTGGTCTTCTTGAGCACGTGGTTCTCGGTGATGGTGTGCGCGACCTCGTCCTTCTGTATGATGATGTGTTTCTTCAGTATCTTCATGGCGTAAAGCTTGCCGGTTCCCTTTTCTCTACTGAGCACCACCTTCCCGAAGGTCCCCTTCCCCAGGACCTTCACGAACTCAAACTTCTCCAAGGtctacaatattttcatacaattcaTGGACTTACATatacaacaaacaaaataatataagatatgTTATCCAAGGGGTTAACGTGAAAGGCAAACATATGAATGTAGTAAAGTAGAAGATGCtctgtgtgtatgtgtgtgtgtgtgtgtgtgtgtgtgtgtgtgtgtgtgtgtgtgtgtgtgtgtgtgtgtgtgtgtgtgtgtgtgtgtgtgtgtgtgtgtgtgtgtgtgcgtgtgtgtgtgtgtgcgtgtgtgtgtgcgtgcgtgtgtgtgtgcgtgtgtgtgtgtgcgtgtgtgtgcgtgcgtgtgtgtgtgcgtgcgtgtgtgtgtgcgtgcgtgtgtgtgcgtgcgtgtgtgtgtgtgcgtgtgtgtgcgtgcgtgcgtgtgtgtgtgcgtgcgtgtgtgtgtgcgtgcgtgtgtgtgcgtgcgtgtgtgtgcgtgcgtgtgtgtgcgtgtgtgtgtgcgtgcgtgtgtgtgcgtgcgtgtgtgtgtgtgtgcgtgtgtgtgtgcgtgcgtgtgtgtgtgcgtgcgtgtgtgtgtgcgtgcgtgtgtgtgtgcgtgcgtgtgtgtgtgcgtgcgtgtgtgtgtgcgagcgtgtgtgtgtgcgtgcgtgtgtgtgtgcgtgcgtgcgtgtgtgtgtgcgtgcgtgtgtgtgtgtgtgtttgtgcgTATATGCGTgattgtgtgtgtgttttccATCTCCATAAGTTAACTCACGATGCGTCTCGGATCCCTGAAGCTGGTGCCGAGCTTGGCGATGTCATCGTCGTCGGTGTCGTGCGGAGGGAGAACACCGCCGAGAGCCCCCGACGCACCCTCCCCGGCCGCCGAGCCCGCCGCCAGGGTCGACGATACATAGCGGATAGCCGCCACCCACTCCTCGCTGTGACACCatcacacaaaatatatatggaacCATTAAAGAACTGGACCCGAGTGGATTGTGAGTTGTGACGGTGAAAGGCAAAAATACATTAAGCGATCCTAAATGTAgagataaaatgttatgtcCTAAGTCAAAATACATTAAGGTAGCAAATACAGTTCccaatttttatcttattatacaTGTAAGTTGTGTGTTTGTATCAAATGATTCAAACACTTGTAACCCTattctgtataattttatagtaccGTTTAGTGGTGGACACACTGGATGAGAAGGGTCTCACAAGAGGCTTGTCAGACACACTTCAAAGAGACCATTTGTTTAACTGTTCTCTCGATACACCTACACAGATTTAGATAAATGGTTGGTCAACTTTATACAAACAAGTGATTTCCAGTCATATTAGGGACACTATGAttgtaaaaagtaataatataaaaagtattaagacCGTTGAAATGAAAAGCAAAAGGGGAAcgttcttattataatacaaacactAATCAAGATATCCCAGCACCAACTCCACAAACATTGCAAGGAGGAACAATAGCATTAAGCTCCCATAGCTTACTACAACTGTTCTTGACCaaacattaagttatttttttatcagaagTGGAGTTCATGAAACATTCCCTTTGATGATGTGATGTGGAACATTACAAGTCATTGTTCACACACTCCAGGTTAAAGGGTGAAAGGACACTGCTTTGGAAATACACAAAGTCTACCGTTTGTCACATCAACTTCCAAATATCAGGCAAGGATGCGGGAAATGTCTACGGAGAGAGAaaacctttaatattatatgtcatGTACCACAATTAAAACACAACCACTCGACACGGCCAACGCGCTACAAATgagtaaaacgaaatattctttatgaaaAGTTCAGCACATGTTTCACCACACtagattttaaagtttaattaagttattataacaaagtatGTAATATGAATATACACCATGCTGGAAAATATAGTGGCTAGTGTTGCTGTGTTTGGTGTGAATGGGGTCTACGGTGACAAGTGGTGGAGTGGAGCTGAGTCAGCTCGCTGACAGTGTGAGTGTAaaagatattgtaaataaacaacCAATGGACTTTGAACTCCACATACTGCCACtatttatagcaaataaatatttgactgGTTCGAAGTAAAGGTCACTACATTCAATGATTTCCCTTCTGAATTTATAGAAAGATGattcacaataataatttatattgatattgaatACCAAAGCCATCGTATCTGTTTTTTAAGCTTGACTTAAGGAAAGCGATGTTTCACTGTAACTGAAGTCTACTAACCGATCTTTCTCGTTGTCGACGGCGAAGTTTCTTTCTATGACGGTAGTCCACTGTAGGCCACGAATCGTGAACACGTAGGGCCGGGGTTTGTCTACAGCCATGATCTGACAATCGCGCACTGTAAACTTGTTGAGGGTGTCACGGTAGTTGTTGCGCTCGGGCTGCGCCTTGAATCCCAGTAGGTCGCCATTGTCGAACAGGATGAAGTAGCGGTCGCGCCAGTTACGGATGTGCTCGCCGCGCTTCAGCAACCAGCCCTCCTTCACGATATTCCCGGGCGCCGCCTCCGCCATCGCCAGCCGCCCGTCAGATGTTTGATAACAAATCGCCACCGACCACCGCACCACTACCACGTTTCCGTTCCGGAAAGCTCCTGGCGTAGTTCACCGATGCTGTGGTGCACTCTGAGTGCAATCAGCGATCATTTTCAACTTGCGGTGTAATTaatgaatagatttttaagttttgCAATCTAGAAAACGACACGAATTAGCGACGTAGCCTCGCGGTTGTTATGTGATTAAATGAGGAAGTGGCGTTTCATGATAATTACTCCCCGCTAGCACTTATACGAAATGCATAGGAAAGAAAGAGATATCCGATTGtgtgtatgttataaatatgactATTTATTTGGCTGCATAATAACCTATTTTGACAAATTAGTCCCATATGTCTACCGCTAGGTGAATAAGTGGCgttgttttacttttttttataacgttc
The window above is part of the Danaus plexippus chromosome 7, MEX_DaPlex, whole genome shotgun sequence genome. Proteins encoded here:
- the LOC116770700 gene encoding potassium voltage-gated channel protein eag isoform X1; the protein is MPGGRRGLVAPQNTFLENIIRRSSSQPDSSFLLANAQIVDYPIVYCNETFCKMSGYNRAEVMQKSCRCTWMYGELTEKEAVERVDRSLDHHLADQFEILLYKKNRTPLWLLVHVAPIKNERELVVLFLLTFRDITALKQPIDADDPKGGLSKFAKLARSVTRSRSVLVSALPALKEPARQSQLAHVSTTHTPHHVMSLSGDVLPQYRQEAPKTPPHILLHYCAFKAIWDWIILCLTFYTAIMVPYNVAFKNKTSEDVSLLVIDSIVDVVFFIDIVLNFHTTFVGPGGEVVSDPKVIRKNYFKSWFLIDLLSCLPYDVFNAFDHDEDGIGSLFSALKVVRLLRLGRVVRKLDRYLEYGAAMLILLLCFYMLVAHWLACVWYSIGRSDADSGLQYSWLWKLANVTQSPYSYVWSNESDGPELVNGPSRKTMYVTALYFTMTCMTSVGFGNVAAETDNEKIFTICMMIVAALLYATIFGHVTTIIQQMTSATAKYHDMLNNVREFMKLHEVPKALSERVMDYVVSTWAMTKGLDTDKVLNYCPKDMKADICVHLNRKVFNEHPAFRLASDGCLRALAMHFHMSHSAPGDLLYHTGESIDSLCFIVTGSLEVIQDDEVVAILGKGDVFGDSFWKDSAVGQSAANVRALTYCDLHTIKRDRLLEVLDFYQAFANSFARNLTLTYNLRHRLIFRKVADVRRERELMERRKREPQLEQAQDHLVRKIFSRFRRERSVAATPAPAPRASLAALVPAASDPERGDGMSNATSTAAASAEDAKQGAGAAAVTARGKWGRLVASGSLDAGEAPRAAFTRSLSARDRPAAPGASDATTAPTMAIKNIFGRGRAGSVLGAAARREPIDEEADDKKVTSPVTSKTSTTTGTTAPAQATAPAPAPAPAASSASAVASVSMATPVPAPAPAAAPPAAVSAHEAALAELRRDVRTEVQRLQQKLGRVEELLTMLAARLGAEPADVTPDSEKNERSDRVERLERTDRADPASLARKRRTKARSKGAAPQVPTPPGESPESPAGTSAASGGALPAGASAAAARRREFV
- the LOC116770700 gene encoding potassium voltage-gated channel protein eag isoform X3 — translated: MPGGRRGLVAPQNTFLENIIRRSSSQPDSSFLLANAQIVDYPIVYCNETFCKMSGYNRAEVMQKSCRCTWMYGELTEKEAVERVDRSLDHHLADQFEILLYKKNRTPLWLLVHVAPIKNERELVVLFLLTFRDITALKQPIDADDPKGGLSKFAKLARSVTRSRSVLVSALPALKEPARQSQLAHCVWWQVMSLSGDVLPQYRQEAPKTPPHILLHYCAFKAIWDWIILCLTFYTAIMVPYNVAFKNKTSEDVSLLVIDSIVDVVFFIDIVLNFHTTFVGPGGEVVSDPKVIRKNYFKSWFLIDLLSCLPYDVFNAFDHDEDGIGSLFSALKVVRLLRLGRVVRKLDRYLEYGAAMLILLLCFYMLVAHWLACVWYSIGRSDADSGLQYSWLWKLANVTQSPYSYVWSNESDGPELVNGPSRKTMYVTALYFTMTCMTSVGFGNVAAETDNEKIFTICMMIVAALLYATIFGHVTTIIQQMTSATAKYHDMLNNVREFMKLHEVPKALSERVMDYVVSTWAMTKGLDTDKVLNYCPKDMKADICVHLNRKVFNEHPAFRLASDGCLRALAMHFHMSHSAPGDLLYHTGESIDSLCFIVTGSLEVIQDDEVVAILGKGDVFGDSFWKDSAVGQSAANVRALTYCDLHTIKRDRLLEVLDFYQAFANSFARNLTLTYNLRHRLIFRKVADVRRERELMERRKREPQLEQAQDHLVRKIFSRFRRERSVAATPAPAPRASLAALVPAASDPERGDGMSNATSTAAASAEDAKQGAGAAAVTARGKWGRLVASGSLDAGEAPRAAFTRSLSARDRPAAPGASDATTAPTMAIKNIFGRGRAGSVLGAAARREPIDEEADDKKVTSPVTSKTSTTTGTTAPAQATAPAPAPAPAASSASAVASVSMATPVPAPAPAAAPPAAVSAHEAALAELRRDVRTEVQRLQQKLGRVEELLTMLAARLGAEPADVTPDSEKNERSDRVERLERTDRADPASLARKRRTKARSKGAAPQVPTPPGESPESPAGTSAASGGALPAGASAAAARRREFV
- the LOC116770700 gene encoding potassium voltage-gated channel protein eag isoform X4; amino-acid sequence: MPGGRRGLVAPQNTFLENIIRRSSSQPDSSFLLANAQIVDYPIVYCNETFCKMSGYNRAEVMQKSCRCTWMYGELTEKEAVERVDRSLDHHLADQFEILLYKKNRTPLWLLVHVAPIKNERELVVLFLLTFRDITALKQPIDADDPKGGLSKFAKLARSVTRSRSVLVSALPALKEPARQSQLAHVMSLSGDVLPQYRQEAPKTPPHILLHYCAFKAIWDWIILCLTFYTAIMVPYNVAFKNKTSEDVSLLVIDSIVDVVFFIDIVLNFHTTFVGPGGEVVSDPKVIRKNYFKSWFLIDLLSCLPYDVFNAFDHDEDGIGSLFSALKVVRLLRLGRVVRKLDRYLEYGAAMLILLLCFYMLVAHWLACVWYSIGRSDADSGLQYSWLWKLANVTQSPYSYVWSNESDGPELVNGPSRKTMYVTALYFTMTCMTSVGFGNVAAETDNEKIFTICMMIVAALLYATIFGHVTTIIQQMTSATAKYHDMLNNVREFMKLHEVPKALSERVMDYVVSTWAMTKGLDTDKVLNYCPKDMKADICVHLNRKVFNEHPAFRLASDGCLRALAMHFHMSHSAPGDLLYHTGESIDSLCFIVTGSLEVIQDDEVVAILGKGDVFGDSFWKDSAVGQSAANVRALTYCDLHTIKRDRLLEVLDFYQAFANSFARNLTLTYNLRHRLIFRKVADVRRERELMERRKREPQLEQAQDHLVRKIFSRFRRERSVAATPAPAPRASLAALVPAASDPERGDGMSNATSTAAASAEDAKQGAGAAAVTARGKWGRLVASGSLDAGEAPRAAFTRSLSARDRPAAPGASDATTAPTMAIKNIFGRGRAGSVLGAAARREPIDEEADDKKVTSPVTSKTSTTTGTTAPAQATAPAPAPAPAASSASAVASVSMATPVPAPAPAAAPPAAVSAHEAALAELRRDVRTEVQRLQQKLGRVEELLTMLAARLGAEPADVTPDSEKNERSDRVERLERTDRADPASLARKRRTKARSKGAAPQVPTPPGESPESPAGTSAASGGALPAGASAAAARRREFV
- the LOC116770700 gene encoding potassium voltage-gated channel protein eag isoform X2 produces the protein MPGGRRGLVAPQNTFLENIIRRSSSQHSSFLLANAQIVDYPIVYCNETFCKMSGYNRAEVMQKSCRCTWMYGELTEKEAVERVDRSLDHHLADQFEILLYKKNRTPLWLLVHVAPIKNERELVVLFLLTFRDITALKQPIDADDPKGGLSKFAKLARSVTRSRSVLVSALPALKEPARQSQLAHVSTTHTPHHVMSLSGDVLPQYRQEAPKTPPHILLHYCAFKAIWDWIILCLTFYTAIMVPYNVAFKNKTSEDVSLLVIDSIVDVVFFIDIVLNFHTTFVGPGGEVVSDPKVIRKNYFKSWFLIDLLSCLPYDVFNAFDHDEDGIGSLFSALKVVRLLRLGRVVRKLDRYLEYGAAMLILLLCFYMLVAHWLACVWYSIGRSDADSGLQYSWLWKLANVTQSPYSYVWSNESDGPELVNGPSRKTMYVTALYFTMTCMTSVGFGNVAAETDNEKIFTICMMIVAALLYATIFGHVTTIIQQMTSATAKYHDMLNNVREFMKLHEVPKALSERVMDYVVSTWAMTKGLDTDKVLNYCPKDMKADICVHLNRKVFNEHPAFRLASDGCLRALAMHFHMSHSAPGDLLYHTGESIDSLCFIVTGSLEVIQDDEVVAILGKGDVFGDSFWKDSAVGQSAANVRALTYCDLHTIKRDRLLEVLDFYQAFANSFARNLTLTYNLRHRLIFRKVADVRRERELMERRKREPQLEQAQDHLVRKIFSRFRRERSVAATPAPAPRASLAALVPAASDPERGDGMSNATSTAAASAEDAKQGAGAAAVTARGKWGRLVASGSLDAGEAPRAAFTRSLSARDRPAAPGASDATTAPTMAIKNIFGRGRAGSVLGAAARREPIDEEADDKKVTSPVTSKTSTTTGTTAPAQATAPAPAPAPAASSASAVASVSMATPVPAPAPAAAPPAAVSAHEAALAELRRDVRTEVQRLQQKLGRVEELLTMLAARLGAEPADVTPDSEKNERSDRVERLERTDRADPASLARKRRTKARSKGAAPQVPTPPGESPESPAGTSAASGGALPAGASAAAARRREFV